A portion of the Tenacibaculum todarodis genome contains these proteins:
- a CDS encoding SDR family NAD(P)-dependent oxidoreductase — MNQNKLNGKNVLVTAGAQGIGESITKHFIDNGANVAIHYFSSADTANKLVEYAEGKGQKAVAISGDLTKEADAITMVDKTIEALGGLDILINNAGSLVARKMLGDMEAEFWHKVMDINMTSMMFVTKAAVPYLVKNENSSIVNLASLAGRKGGHPGSLVYATSKGAILTFTRALSTELGGQGVRVNAVSPGLILGTSFHNTHTTKKSAAETTAGIPIKRAGNAADVARAVLYLASEYDGFITGATLDINGGVYNM, encoded by the coding sequence ATGAATCAAAATAAATTAAACGGGAAAAATGTTCTTGTTACTGCTGGAGCACAGGGAATTGGAGAATCAATAACAAAGCATTTTATTGATAACGGTGCTAATGTTGCAATTCACTATTTTTCTAGTGCAGATACAGCAAATAAATTGGTAGAATATGCTGAAGGAAAAGGACAAAAAGCTGTAGCAATTAGTGGAGATTTAACTAAGGAAGCAGATGCAATTACAATGGTTGATAAAACAATTGAAGCACTTGGTGGTTTAGATATACTAATTAACAATGCAGGTTCACTTGTTGCGCGTAAAATGCTAGGTGATATGGAAGCTGAATTTTGGCACAAGGTTATGGATATTAACATGACTTCTATGATGTTTGTTACAAAAGCAGCAGTACCTTATTTAGTAAAAAATGAGAATAGTAGTATTGTAAATTTGGCATCTTTAGCAGGGCGTAAAGGAGGTCATCCAGGATCTTTGGTCTATGCAACAAGTAAAGGAGCTATTTTAACATTTACAAGAGCTTTATCTACAGAATTAGGTGGGCAAGGTGTTAGAGTTAATGCAGTTTCTCCAGGTCTTATCTTGGGAACTTCGTTTCATAACACACATACAACAAAAAAATCTGCTGCAGAAACTACTGCAGGTATTCCAATAAAACGAGCAGGTAATGCTGCAGATGTTGCAAGAGCAGTTTTATATCTTGCATCTGAGTATGATGGATTTATTACTGGCGCTACATTAGACATCAATGGTGGTGTTTACAATATGTAG
- a CDS encoding Nramp family divalent metal transporter produces MATSEVKKSFLKKLITIILGFGPGIFAIGYTIGTGSVTSMLVAGSTYGMQLLWVLLLSCLFSGVLMFAYGNYALITGETALYSFKKHIKGGKLLALLVIVGVSVGQWGSLMGILTISSNMLYEIFAINFEGLRSYEYITVLAIAIIIIAVFYSVMLVGKYSFFEKILVVFVTFMGLSFIVSLFFVQPLPMEVVQGLIPSIPDVPGGKMMVAAFVGTTMAAATFLSRPLFVKGKEWGIKDLKRQRKDAITAAILVFVISGAIMAVASGALFHQGTPVVKVLDMAKPLEPIAGSFAVAIFFFGTLSAGLSSIFPCLLIAPLLVADYQSGTLDTNSKQFRVITAIACLVALIGPAFFGGKPIVVQILSQVFNVFVLPIVVMGIILLVNNKKIMKGYKTSLFVNIGLCSAFLFSCIISYTAVIGLIDKYL; encoded by the coding sequence ATGGCAACATCAGAAGTTAAAAAGTCATTTTTAAAGAAATTAATTACAATTATTTTAGGCTTTGGTCCAGGGATTTTTGCAATTGGTTATACTATAGGTACAGGAAGTGTAACTTCCATGCTTGTAGCCGGAAGTACTTATGGTATGCAGTTGTTATGGGTTTTACTTTTAAGCTGTCTGTTTTCTGGAGTTTTAATGTTTGCGTATGGTAATTATGCTTTAATTACTGGGGAAACTGCGCTTTATAGTTTTAAAAAACATATAAAAGGAGGTAAATTACTAGCCCTTTTAGTAATTGTGGGAGTTTCTGTTGGACAATGGGGTTCGCTTATGGGAATTTTAACAATTTCGTCCAATATGCTTTATGAAATATTTGCTATTAATTTTGAAGGACTTCGAAGTTATGAGTATATAACCGTTTTAGCTATCGCAATTATTATTATAGCTGTTTTTTACTCTGTAATGTTAGTTGGTAAATATAGTTTCTTTGAAAAAATACTAGTTGTTTTTGTTACTTTTATGGGGTTGTCTTTTATTGTATCCTTATTTTTTGTGCAACCATTACCAATGGAAGTTGTACAAGGATTAATACCTAGTATTCCAGATGTTCCAGGAGGAAAAATGATGGTAGCAGCATTTGTAGGAACTACAATGGCAGCAGCTACATTTTTGTCTAGACCTTTATTTGTAAAAGGTAAAGAATGGGGTATTAAAGATTTAAAAAGACAGCGTAAAGATGCTATTACAGCAGCAATATTAGTGTTTGTTATTAGTGGAGCAATTATGGCAGTTGCAAGTGGAGCTTTATTTCATCAAGGAACTCCAGTAGTAAAAGTTTTAGATATGGCAAAACCACTAGAACCAATTGCTGGGAGTTTTGCAGTAGCAATCTTCTTTTTTGGAACACTTAGTGCTGGTTTGTCTTCTATTTTTCCATGTTTATTAATTGCACCTCTTTTGGTTGCAGATTACCAATCGGGTACTTTAGATACAAATTCTAAACAATTTAGAGTAATAACAGCAATAGCTTGTTTAGTTGCTTTAATTGGACCCGCTTTTTTTGGAGGAAAACCTATTGTAGTTCAAATTTTATCGCAGGTATTTAATGTATTTGTATTGCCAATAGTTGTTATGGGGATTATTCTTTTAGTGAATAATAAAAAAATAATGAAAGGATATAAAACAAGTCTTTTTGTAAATATTGGTCTGTGTTCAGCTTTTTTGTTTTCATGCATTATATCATATACAGCTGTAATAGGTTTAATAGATAAATATTTATAG
- a CDS encoding polysaccharide lyase family 7 protein → MKKKIIKSISTFLIVGLILSLNSCKKEAKKVDDKTAQKTVYASEVIPFFDHWKLVLGNGENAGIANNFENKEFFYTENDAEGNWVVFKAPNAGSTHGTSNNTRTELGQIKKWYPKTANDKLSATLKVMNVSATGDARVAASHAVVVGQIHSADKHENEPLKIFYKKFPGHTKGSVFWHYEINTKGEDNSGRWDFSTAVWGDDFSVVGETEDTYPEEPKDGIALGEEFTYEIEVKDGIMNLKFTSKGHETKTFTKNLIASEYTTKADIPEQTQKLFVPIGQDGVERKEAYTGEGCFFKLGAYNQTNGKSPEVNRNWCSGAETHGGDVQKQYADGNYAEVWFKTASIKVSDASVSNEGYFSKNDHK, encoded by the coding sequence ATGAAAAAAAAAATCATTAAATCGATATCAACATTCTTAATAGTAGGTTTAATACTATCATTAAATAGTTGTAAAAAAGAAGCAAAAAAAGTAGATGATAAAACAGCACAAAAAACTGTTTATGCAAGTGAAGTTATTCCATTTTTTGATCATTGGAAATTAGTTTTAGGAAATGGTGAAAATGCAGGAATTGCAAATAATTTTGAAAATAAAGAATTCTTTTACACTGAAAATGATGCTGAAGGAAATTGGGTAGTTTTTAAAGCACCAAATGCAGGAAGTACACATGGAACTTCAAACAATACAAGAACAGAATTGGGGCAGATTAAAAAATGGTACCCAAAAACGGCTAATGATAAATTATCAGCTACGCTTAAAGTAATGAATGTATCTGCAACAGGAGATGCTAGAGTTGCAGCTTCGCATGCTGTTGTTGTTGGACAAATTCATAGTGCAGATAAACATGAAAATGAGCCGTTAAAGATATTTTACAAGAAATTCCCAGGGCATACAAAAGGATCTGTTTTTTGGCATTATGAAATAAATACAAAAGGTGAAGACAATTCTGGAAGATGGGATTTTTCAACAGCAGTTTGGGGAGATGATTTTTCTGTAGTTGGTGAAACTGAAGATACATATCCAGAGGAGCCTAAAGATGGTATTGCTTTAGGAGAAGAGTTTACTTATGAAATTGAAGTAAAAGATGGAATTATGAACTTGAAATTTACAAGTAAAGGTCATGAAACTAAAACATTTACTAAAAACTTAATAGCATCAGAATATACTACAAAAGCAGATATTCCTGAACAAACACAAAAATTGTTTGTACCAATTGGTCAAGATGGTGTAGAACGTAAAGAGGCTTACACTGGTGAAGGTTGTTTCTTTAAATTAGGTGCTTACAATCAAACTAACGGAAAATCTCCAGAAGTAAATAGAAATTGGTGTTCAGGTGCAGAAACACATGGAGGAGACGTTCAAAAACAATATGCAGACGGAAATTATGCTGAGGTTTGGTTTAAAACGGCAAGTATTAAAGTAAGTGATGCTTCTGTTTCAAATGAAGGGTATTTTAGTAAAAACGATCATAAATAA
- a CDS encoding FadR/GntR family transcriptional regulator produces the protein MKISLIENNSKKAIQNDVICKIRDLINSRKLERGDKLPSERIMSEKFDVKRNHIREAIRKLEFYGVLKSMSQSGTVLAIGLTGFNGIVEEIISLDSPSFNELVETRISLELKTVWLAAQRRTEEDLERIKDALYAFKAKILNGEDYLEEDLLFHLAIAKASKNSTMITLMLLLTPPILSTYERETVCEGDVVISEIKKHEDIYDAIVLQEPQLAVDMMKKHFFKLTQHIEN, from the coding sequence ATGAAAATAAGTTTAATAGAAAATAATAGCAAGAAAGCAATACAGAACGATGTTATCTGTAAAATTAGAGATTTAATAAACTCTAGAAAGTTAGAGCGTGGAGATAAACTACCTTCTGAGAGAATTATGTCTGAGAAATTTGATGTAAAGAGAAATCATATTAGAGAAGCAATACGTAAGTTAGAGTTTTATGGAGTATTAAAATCTATGTCTCAGAGTGGTACTGTTTTAGCAATTGGATTAACTGGTTTTAATGGTATCGTTGAAGAAATAATTTCACTAGATTCACCTTCTTTTAATGAACTTGTTGAAACAAGAATATCTTTAGAATTAAAAACAGTTTGGTTAGCTGCTCAAAGAAGAACAGAAGAAGATTTAGAAAGAATAAAAGATGCGTTATATGCTTTTAAAGCTAAAATACTTAATGGAGAAGATTATTTAGAAGAAGATTTATTATTCCATTTAGCAATAGCAAAAGCTAGTAAAAATAGCACAATGATTACTTTAATGCTGTTGTTAACACCACCAATTCTTTCAACTTATGAAAGAGAAACAGTTTGTGAAGGAGATGTGGTAATTTCTGAAATAAAAAAACACGAAGATATTTATGATGCTATAGTGCTACAAGAACCTCAATTAGCAGTAGATATGATGAAAAAGCACTTTTTTAAATTAACACAACACATAGAAAATTAA